The Chryseobacterium nakagawai genome has a segment encoding these proteins:
- a CDS encoding response regulator transcription factor, with protein sequence MKILIIEDEAELAKSISEYLSVENYLCENAATFSEAMTKIDMFEYDCILLDIMLPDGNGLKILEELKKQNKQDGVIIISAKNALDDKIEGLKLGADDYLTKPFHLSELMARVYSIIRRKQFSSSNVVKQNELQIDLLAKTVAVNDEIISLTKKEFDLLIYFIGNKNKVISKSTLAEHLSGDFADMLDNHDFVYAHVKNLKKKLYDAGCGHYLKTVYGTGYKWEA encoded by the coding sequence AACTCGCCAAGAGTATTTCTGAATATTTATCTGTGGAAAATTATCTCTGTGAAAATGCTGCTACTTTCAGTGAAGCCATGACCAAAATAGATATGTTCGAGTACGACTGTATCTTATTGGATATTATGCTGCCCGATGGAAATGGGCTTAAGATTCTGGAGGAATTAAAGAAGCAAAATAAACAGGATGGAGTTATTATCATATCTGCCAAAAATGCTCTGGATGACAAGATTGAAGGTTTAAAATTGGGAGCGGATGATTATCTTACCAAGCCTTTTCACCTTTCTGAGCTGATGGCAAGAGTCTATTCCATTATTCGTAGAAAACAGTTCAGCAGTTCCAATGTTGTAAAGCAAAATGAACTTCAGATTGACCTACTGGCAAAAACAGTAGCAGTAAATGATGAAATTATTTCTTTAACCAAAAAAGAATTTGATCTCTTAATCTATTTTATAGGGAATAAGAACAAAGTAATCTCTAAAAGTACTCTTGCAGAACATCTCTCTGGTGACTTTGCCGACATGCTTGATAATCATGATTTTGTATATGCTCATGTAAAAAATCTCAAGAAAAAATTATATGATGCGGGATGTGGACATTATCTTAAAACGGTCTACGGGACGGGGTATAAGTGGGAAGCTTAA
- a CDS encoding sensor histidine kinase, protein MKPLLSKTTKPFIIYVLIVLMISIPVYYFVVDTIWQDELDEHNQIIVEKTAYKFNHLQLSDEKLEQSIDLWNHIQPETDIERITKDQIKKDSVYITEKHLPFISEQKKERYRCLKKVVYIHDKPYLFTVETNIEESHETIGILAMVTVFFFVVILVGILYLNRKFSASIWKPFRSTLNQLKTFNLNSQSKIDFPTSDITEFQELNQSVQKLIERNISVYKTQKEFTENASHELQTPLAIIKNKLDLLLQDQDLTEKQYRIVEDMNKALTRSSRINKNLLLLAKIDNHQFDNSESISFDHILTQSIDILEEHFEQKNIALEKNIASNVKVNGNSSLTEVMINNLIINAIRHTTPNGLISIRLTDSVFEVSNSGTQQLDEELLFKRFSKLSADSNGSGLGLSIIQEICKFHHWIISYRFENGYHIFSVSLSFS, encoded by the coding sequence TTGAAACCTCTACTTAGCAAAACCACCAAACCTTTTATCATCTATGTACTTATCGTTCTGATGATAAGTATTCCTGTGTATTATTTTGTAGTGGATACCATCTGGCAGGATGAACTGGATGAACATAATCAGATTATTGTAGAGAAAACAGCCTATAAATTCAATCATTTACAGCTTTCCGATGAAAAACTGGAACAGAGTATAGATCTTTGGAATCATATTCAACCTGAAACCGATATTGAAAGAATTACCAAAGATCAAATAAAGAAAGACAGTGTTTATATTACAGAAAAACATCTACCATTTATCTCTGAGCAAAAAAAAGAACGTTATCGATGCCTGAAAAAGGTAGTATATATCCATGATAAACCTTATCTGTTTACTGTAGAAACCAATATTGAAGAGTCTCATGAAACAATTGGGATCCTTGCAATGGTCACGGTATTCTTCTTTGTAGTAATATTGGTAGGAATTCTTTATCTGAACAGAAAGTTCTCCGCATCTATCTGGAAACCTTTCAGAAGTACTCTTAACCAGCTAAAAACCTTTAATCTTAACAGCCAGAGTAAAATAGATTTCCCAACATCTGATATCACAGAATTTCAGGAACTGAATCAATCTGTTCAAAAACTGATAGAACGTAATATCTCTGTCTATAAAACTCAAAAAGAGTTTACGGAAAACGCGTCTCATGAACTACAGACTCCACTTGCCATTATTAAAAACAAGCTGGATCTTTTGCTGCAGGATCAGGATCTTACTGAAAAGCAATACCGCATTGTGGAGGATATGAATAAAGCACTTACCAGAAGTTCCCGTATTAATAAGAACTTATTGTTGCTTGCCAAAATAGACAATCATCAGTTTGATAATTCTGAAAGTATTTCATTTGACCATATCCTAACACAAAGTATTGACATTCTTGAAGAACATTTTGAGCAGAAAAATATAGCTCTGGAGAAAAATATAGCCTCTAATGTTAAGGTAAATGGTAATAGCAGTCTCACTGAGGTTATGATTAATAATCTTATCATCAATGCTATCCGACATACCACTCCTAATGGATTGATCTCAATAAGGTTGACGGATTCTGTCTTTGAAGTTTCCAATTCAGGAACTCAACAACTGGATGAAGAATTATTATTTAAACGGTTTTCAAAATTATCAGCGGATAGTAATGGAAGTGGGCTAGGTTTATCTATCATCCAGGAAATCTGTAAATTTCATCACTGGATCATCAGCTACAGGTTTGAAAACGGCTATCATATTTTTTCTGTCAGTTTATCATTTTCTTAA
- a CDS encoding sulfite exporter TauE/SafE family protein, giving the protein MILKIALLFAGTILAFWISAICGGGASLILIPILNLLLPTSLVPFSLTIGTFTSSASRIAVFKQHINWKIFLWFVPFSIPAVLLGAYLIKYVNPNYLQLIVAFFLIANVPQLFASKNKAEETGKEYPKSALAFIGFSAGFISGITGAVGLLFNRFYLKFGLKKEEIVATRAANEIFLHLIKLIIYISLGLYSNMALWLGIAIAIAAIVSSYTVKYILPHLSENLFKKIGYAAMVVSGITLFSSTSGKIVQQDQIEINSSSTANKNVYTMSWRNTRVVMEYKAQGGIEIERSVQPDELSGHLKEQYHTLMAHYDEVHVEKVYVLGKKTSHEFYCYKDNILTKFKA; this is encoded by the coding sequence ATGATTTTAAAAATTGCCCTTTTATTCGCAGGAACCATTCTTGCATTCTGGATCAGCGCTATCTGTGGAGGCGGTGCAAGTCTCATTCTGATTCCGATCCTGAATCTTTTGCTTCCTACCTCACTAGTCCCTTTTTCTTTAACAATCGGAACGTTTACAAGTTCAGCTTCCCGTATTGCAGTATTTAAGCAGCATATCAACTGGAAAATATTTCTATGGTTTGTACCATTTTCTATTCCAGCTGTTCTGTTGGGTGCTTATCTGATTAAATATGTAAATCCCAATTATCTGCAATTAATTGTAGCATTCTTCCTGATTGCTAATGTACCACAACTCTTTGCTTCTAAGAACAAAGCTGAGGAAACTGGAAAAGAATATCCAAAATCTGCATTGGCATTTATTGGTTTTTCTGCAGGTTTCATTTCGGGGATCACAGGTGCTGTAGGATTGCTTTTTAATCGTTTTTATCTAAAGTTCGGGCTTAAAAAAGAAGAAATTGTAGCCACCCGCGCCGCCAATGAAATTTTTCTTCACCTTATTAAACTTATCATTTATATTTCATTAGGATTATATTCTAATATGGCTTTATGGCTGGGAATTGCCATTGCAATAGCAGCTATTGTCTCTTCTTACACCGTGAAGTATATTCTTCCTCATCTCAGTGAAAACTTGTTCAAAAAGATAGGATATGCAGCTATGGTAGTTTCTGGGATTACATTATTCTCAAGTACCTCGGGAAAAATTGTTCAACAAGATCAAATTGAGATCAATTCTTCATCTACAGCAAATAAAAATGTTTACACCATGTCCTGGAGAAATACGCGTGTGGTTATGGAATATAAAGCTCAAGGAGGAATAGAAATAGAAAGGAGTGTGCAACCTGACGAATTGTCCGGACATCTGAAAGAACAGTATCATACACTCATGGCACATTATGATGAAGTTCATGTTGAGAAAGTATATGTATTAGGAAAAAAGACATCTCATGAATTCTATTGTTATAAAGATAATATTCTGACAAAATTTAAAGCTTAG
- a CDS encoding COG4705 family protein, whose translation MRTANKVAAVTILFWLMKIVATTLGETLGDFISMTLNLGYTKGILITLFFFIFILSIQLRIKKYIPAVYWLVIIGTTTLGTEISDFIDRTLKAGYLAGSLILFSGLLLSLFFWYKKYNNLDVYPIFERNKEFYYWTAILFSNSLGTAFGDFLSDNLGLGYMTGAFITGLIILIVVLLHYFTKINHVVLFWIAFVFTRPFGATFGDLLTKPIAKGGFDLGTINASLVSIFLMVVMILISQRKHNNKQALQN comes from the coding sequence ATGAGAACGGCAAACAAAGTAGCTGCAGTCACTATACTTTTCTGGCTCATGAAAATTGTAGCGACCACCTTAGGAGAGACCCTTGGAGATTTTATTTCCATGACTCTGAATTTAGGTTACACTAAAGGAATTCTGATTACCTTATTCTTTTTCATCTTTATACTATCTATACAACTCCGTATCAAAAAATATATTCCGGCAGTGTACTGGCTGGTGATTATCGGAACAACCACACTGGGAACAGAAATTTCAGATTTTATTGATAGAACATTAAAAGCCGGGTATTTAGCAGGAAGCCTTATCCTTTTTTCCGGGCTCTTACTTTCACTTTTTTTTTGGTATAAAAAGTATAACAATCTTGATGTATATCCCATTTTTGAAAGAAATAAAGAATTCTATTACTGGACAGCCATTTTGTTTTCTAACAGTCTTGGAACTGCATTCGGAGATTTCCTGAGTGATAATTTGGGACTTGGATATATGACGGGAGCTTTTATTACCGGATTGATCATTTTAATCGTTGTACTGCTTCATTATTTTACCAAAATCAATCATGTTGTGCTGTTTTGGATTGCCTTTGTATTTACAAGACCCTTTGGAGCTACGTTTGGGGATCTCTTAACCAAACCGATTGCAAAAGGAGGCTTTGATTTGGGAACCATCAATGCCTCTTTGGTATCTATTTTCTTAATGGTAGTGATGATTCTTATTTCACAACGAAAACACAATAACAAACAAGCTCTTCAAAACTGA
- a CDS encoding TonB-dependent receptor domain-containing protein, which produces MNRSKFLLFPTVALSSMITAQVTSVTFSGKVTTKDKEVLRYSNIILKKEKDTAFVAGTITNEEGRFSIAGVKPDHYLLETSMAGYDTQRQSVFIGSLSEFLEIPTIELNRKQEKETTIEEVVVSASKKNELDNKLDKKTYSVADNISQSGGSVLQSMQNLPGITVQDGKVQLRGNDKVTVLIDGKQTALTGFGSQTGLDNIPSSAIDKIEIINNPSSKYDANGNAGIINIIMKKNKQNGWNGKVGFTTGLGSLWVRKENLPTIRPQYTLTPKINPSLSLNYRKNKVNLFLQADNLYTETLNKNEFVTRTYDDGTVINSQLKRNRNTNFFTTKAGLDWNIDEHNTLTVSGMYGSEKIIDRGDQPFFNGDQSQRLRLWQFLEDELKTTIMGSASYQHKFKEAGHLLNVGFNYTFHREDEKYFYDNYLPASTGTDAFKLLSDEQVYDFNVDYIKPLKYGRIETGIKLRSRSIPTNMNFIPGANSVLDVSAGGKADYKEFIPAVYGNYIFENEKWEAELGLRLEYVKIEYDVNPNHPTYKSDGYNYTQPFPNFRLAYKLNDRNKFSVFYNRRVDRPNEVDIRIFPKYDDAEIIKVGNPALRPQFTNSIELGYKYNWDNGYLYSALYHRFANGTITRISSIVPGSNLIYAIFQNADKSYNTGLEAIWNQKVSDVYSFNINGNIYRNQINAFTVQNLYPEPNTFSADRQTAVSGNIKLNNIFRFSKGLNLQATAVYLAPDVIPQGKIKARFTMDIGLKKAIQKGKGELFLNASDLLNTMVIKKNIQGMGFAYTSNDYYETQVVRLGYSYKF; this is translated from the coding sequence ATGAATCGATCGAAATTTTTACTTTTCCCAACTGTTGCTCTCTCTTCTATGATTACAGCACAAGTCACTTCTGTAACCTTTTCCGGAAAAGTAACTACCAAGGATAAGGAAGTACTTCGTTATTCCAATATTATTTTAAAAAAGGAAAAAGATACAGCATTTGTTGCCGGAACCATCACCAATGAAGAGGGAAGGTTTTCTATTGCTGGGGTAAAACCGGATCATTATCTTCTGGAGACCTCTATGGCAGGATATGATACGCAAAGACAATCGGTGTTTATCGGGAGTCTTTCTGAATTTTTAGAGATCCCAACAATAGAACTCAACCGAAAACAGGAAAAGGAAACAACAATTGAAGAAGTAGTGGTATCTGCTTCTAAAAAAAATGAACTGGATAACAAGCTTGATAAAAAAACGTATTCTGTAGCGGATAATATCAGCCAAAGTGGAGGATCCGTACTGCAAAGTATGCAGAACCTTCCCGGTATTACTGTACAGGATGGAAAAGTACAATTGAGAGGAAATGACAAGGTAACCGTTCTTATTGACGGTAAGCAGACCGCTCTTACCGGATTTGGAAGCCAGACAGGACTTGATAATATTCCGTCTTCAGCTATTGATAAAATTGAAATTATCAACAATCCTTCTTCAAAATATGATGCCAACGGTAATGCCGGAATCATCAATATCATCATGAAGAAAAATAAACAGAATGGCTGGAACGGGAAAGTAGGCTTTACCACAGGGCTGGGTTCATTGTGGGTAAGAAAAGAGAACTTACCAACCATCAGACCTCAATATACATTGACTCCTAAAATTAATCCGTCTCTTTCTCTTAACTATAGAAAAAATAAGGTCAATCTATTTCTACAAGCCGATAATTTATACACGGAAACGCTGAATAAAAATGAATTTGTAACCCGTACTTACGATGATGGAACGGTTATCAATTCTCAGCTGAAAAGGAACAGAAATACCAATTTCTTTACTACAAAAGCAGGATTAGACTGGAATATTGATGAACACAATACGTTGACGGTTTCAGGAATGTACGGAAGTGAAAAAATTATTGACCGTGGAGATCAGCCATTTTTTAACGGAGATCAATCTCAGCGCCTTCGTCTGTGGCAATTTCTGGAAGATGAGCTGAAAACGACAATCATGGGGAGTGCCTCTTATCAGCATAAGTTTAAAGAAGCAGGTCATTTATTAAATGTTGGATTCAATTATACATTTCACAGGGAAGATGAAAAATATTTCTATGATAATTACTTACCGGCTTCTACCGGAACCGATGCTTTTAAACTTTTGTCAGATGAGCAGGTATATGATTTCAATGTAGATTATATCAAGCCGTTAAAATATGGAAGAATTGAAACAGGAATTAAACTGAGAAGCAGAAGTATCCCTACCAATATGAACTTTATTCCCGGAGCAAATTCAGTACTGGATGTATCGGCTGGGGGTAAAGCGGACTATAAAGAATTTATTCCGGCCGTCTATGGAAACTATATTTTTGAGAATGAAAAATGGGAAGCAGAACTTGGATTAAGATTAGAATACGTAAAAATTGAATATGATGTGAACCCTAATCATCCTACTTATAAAAGTGATGGATATAATTATACTCAGCCATTTCCCAATTTTAGATTAGCTTATAAACTTAACGATCGTAACAAGTTTTCAGTATTTTATAACAGAAGAGTAGACCGTCCGAATGAGGTAGATATCAGAATATTTCCAAAATATGATGATGCCGAAATCATCAAGGTTGGAAATCCGGCATTAAGACCACAGTTTACGAATTCCATTGAATTGGGATATAAATATAATTGGGATAACGGATATTTATATTCTGCCCTGTATCACCGCTTTGCGAATGGAACCATTACCAGGATCTCCAGCATTGTACCAGGCAGTAATCTGATCTATGCCATCTTTCAAAATGCAGACAAAAGTTATAATACAGGGTTAGAAGCAATATGGAATCAAAAGGTTTCTGATGTATATTCATTCAATATCAATGGAAATATCTATCGCAACCAGATCAATGCCTTTACCGTTCAAAATTTATACCCTGAACCTAATACATTTTCTGCTGATAGACAAACCGCAGTGTCCGGAAATATAAAGCTGAATAATATTTTTCGTTTTTCAAAAGGGCTGAATCTTCAGGCTACAGCAGTTTATCTGGCACCGGATGTTATTCCTCAAGGAAAAATAAAAGCAAGATTCACTATGGATATTGGATTGAAAAAAGCAATTCAAAAAGGAAAAGGAGAGCTTTTCTTAAATGCTTCTGATCTCCTCAACACTATGGTTATTAAGAAAAATATTCAGGGGATGGGGTTTGCCTATACCAGCAATGACTATTACGAAACCCAGGTTGTAAGACTGGGATACAGTTATAAGTTTTAA
- a CDS encoding phosphatase PAP2 family protein, whose amino-acid sequence MKRSCQKLLIYLLVFTSVISKINAQNNDTIIVEPKQDSLSAIHTNKLNYKSLIIPAVFISYGVAGLTSDKLKQLNFSTRTEINEHQPARMNLDNYTQYAPAVMVYGLNAIGIKGKHNLRDRTIIYASSQLISAAFTMPLKYLVKEERPDGSNTLSFPSGHSATAFSSAQFMFREYKDTNFWLSLSGYPFAIFTGVYRMLNDKHWLGDVVAGAGFGILSTELAYWLFPRIDTMLRGKSKAKNLSSSTMVMPFYQNKIVGIGLVKNF is encoded by the coding sequence ATGAAAAGGTCCTGTCAAAAATTACTGATCTATCTACTAGTTTTCACCTCAGTTATTAGCAAAATCAATGCTCAGAATAATGATACTATTATTGTTGAGCCTAAGCAAGATAGCCTGTCTGCTATCCATACCAATAAACTGAATTATAAAAGTTTGATTATTCCTGCAGTGTTTATCAGTTATGGAGTAGCGGGTTTAACATCAGATAAGCTTAAACAGCTTAATTTTTCTACCCGTACAGAGATTAATGAACATCAACCGGCACGAATGAACCTGGATAATTACACCCAATATGCTCCTGCAGTGATGGTATACGGATTGAATGCTATAGGAATAAAAGGAAAACATAACCTGAGAGACCGAACGATTATCTATGCTTCTTCACAGCTGATTTCTGCAGCGTTTACTATGCCTTTAAAATATCTAGTCAAAGAAGAGAGACCCGATGGATCAAACACACTTTCTTTTCCCTCCGGACATTCTGCGACGGCTTTTTCTTCAGCTCAGTTTATGTTCAGAGAATATAAGGATACCAATTTCTGGCTCAGCCTTTCCGGATATCCGTTCGCTATATTTACAGGAGTATATCGAATGTTGAATGACAAACATTGGCTGGGAGATGTTGTTGCAGGTGCTGGATTTGGAATTCTATCCACAGAATTGGCCTACTGGCTTTTCCCAAGGATTGATACTATGCTGCGTGGAAAAAGTAAAGCTAAAAACCTCTCAAGTTCTACAATGGTTATGCCTTTCTATCAGAATAAAATAGTAGGAATAGGATTGGTGAAGAATTTCTGA
- a CDS encoding T9SS type A sorting domain-containing protein produces MKFNYKKMLPVLAGLFFSGFSMAQAPAIEWQKSLGGTGSDYASSIIQTADGGYMISATSASNNGNVTGNHGNSDYWLIKLNATGTLQWQKSLGGTGNDYASSIIQTADGGYVVAGTSESNNGDVTGNHGFTDGWALKLNSDAGVIYWKKAFGGTNYDAISKMISTTDGGYLFVGSSSSNNNGDVPGNNGYIDYWIVKINSDGNVQWKKSLGGTGDDRATSVVQTTDGGYVVAGYAENNNGDVTGNHGGKDYWIIKLNSDGGVIYWKKSLGGSHQDLATSIVKTSDGGFIVAGHAFSNDGDVTENHDGTDYWVVKIDATGNIQWQKALGGSKADLASSIIQATDGGYLVVGSTASNDGQVTGYHPPSGSGTGEIPLSYDYWAVKLTPTGNIQWQKCFGGSGVDSANSVIQTTDGGYIIAGGSNSNNGDVTVNNGNDDVWVVKLAPEIQLATNEVVKDDAVTAKVFPNPAKDHVTLKLDYFTPSMEVSITDMLGKTVHQQKLDGLKTKINTSHLGKGVYFLTIPHSTQKLTKKIIIE; encoded by the coding sequence ATGAAATTCAATTACAAAAAAATGCTGCCTGTATTGGCTGGGCTCTTTTTCTCAGGCTTTAGTATGGCACAGGCTCCAGCTATAGAGTGGCAAAAATCTTTAGGAGGAACAGGAAGTGACTATGCAAGCTCTATCATTCAAACAGCAGATGGAGGATATATGATTTCCGCAACTTCTGCTTCCAATAATGGTAATGTAACCGGAAATCACGGAAATTCAGATTACTGGCTCATAAAATTAAATGCAACAGGAACTCTTCAATGGCAAAAATCTTTGGGAGGAACAGGAAACGACTATGCAAGCTCTATCATTCAAACGGCAGATGGCGGATATGTGGTTGCCGGAACTTCCGAATCAAACAATGGTGATGTGACAGGAAATCATGGATTTACAGATGGATGGGCTTTAAAATTAAATTCTGATGCCGGAGTTATTTATTGGAAAAAAGCTTTTGGAGGAACCAATTATGATGCTATCAGTAAAATGATCTCAACAACAGATGGTGGATATCTATTTGTGGGAAGCTCTTCTTCAAATAATAATGGTGATGTACCCGGAAATAATGGGTATATAGACTATTGGATCGTAAAAATAAATTCTGATGGAAATGTCCAATGGAAAAAATCTTTAGGAGGAACAGGAGATGACAGAGCTACTTCCGTTGTTCAAACTACAGACGGTGGGTATGTAGTTGCCGGATATGCCGAAAACAACAATGGTGATGTAACAGGAAACCATGGAGGGAAAGATTACTGGATCATAAAATTGAATTCTGATGGCGGAGTGATTTATTGGAAAAAATCTTTAGGTGGTTCTCATCAGGATTTAGCAACATCTATTGTAAAAACTTCAGATGGAGGTTTTATTGTAGCAGGTCATGCTTTTTCTAATGATGGAGATGTAACGGAAAATCACGACGGAACTGATTACTGGGTTGTAAAAATAGATGCAACAGGAAACATCCAATGGCAAAAAGCTTTGGGTGGAAGCAAAGCTGACTTGGCTTCTTCTATTATTCAAGCCACTGATGGTGGGTATTTGGTTGTAGGAAGCACCGCTTCAAATGATGGTCAGGTAACAGGATATCATCCCCCTTCAGGATCAGGTACCGGAGAAATACCTCTTTCTTATGATTATTGGGCTGTAAAACTTACTCCTACAGGAAATATTCAATGGCAAAAATGCTTTGGAGGATCGGGAGTTGATAGTGCTAATTCTGTTATTCAAACTACAGACGGTGGATATATAATTGCCGGAGGCTCTAATTCAAACAATGGCGATGTAACAGTAAATAACGGAAATGATGATGTTTGGGTTGTAAAACTTGCTCCGGAAATTCAATTGGCTACTAACGAGGTTGTGAAAGATGATGCTGTTACCGCTAAGGTTTTTCCAAATCCAGCAAAAGATCACGTTACTTTAAAACTTGATTATTTTACACCTTCTATGGAGGTTTCAATCACAGATATGCTGGGAAAAACAGTTCATCAACAGAAATTGGATGGTTTAAAAACAAAGATCAATACAAGTCATCTTGGAAAAGGAGTTTACTTTTTGACGATCCCACATAGTACACAAAAACTGACAAAAAAAATCATTATAGAATAA
- a CDS encoding SDR family oxidoreductase, whose translation MSNYYNDKVVWITGASSGIGEALVKELVENSNAKVILSSRNEEQLYEVAESIGLTVNQYAVIPLDLKNYKEMPAIAAKAIATFGKIDILINNAGLSQRSLAMETDIEIDKRLMDVDFIGTVALTKAVVPYMIQNKGGQVAVVSSLMGIFGAPMRSGYAAAKHALHGFFDALRAELYAQNISITIICPGFIQTNISIHAVTGDGSLQGTMDDATNNGMPVDIFAKKMLNAIEKKKNQKAIGGKEVLGVYLKRFFPALLAKIIRKAKVV comes from the coding sequence ATGAGCAACTATTACAATGATAAAGTAGTCTGGATCACAGGAGCTTCATCAGGAATTGGGGAAGCTTTGGTAAAAGAATTAGTAGAGAATAGCAATGCAAAAGTGATTCTTTCTTCCAGAAATGAAGAACAACTCTATGAAGTGGCAGAAAGTATCGGGCTTACCGTGAATCAATATGCGGTAATCCCATTAGATCTGAAGAACTATAAAGAAATGCCTGCAATAGCCGCTAAAGCCATAGCAACTTTTGGGAAAATAGATATTTTAATTAATAATGCAGGGCTATCCCAGCGTTCTTTAGCGATGGAAACTGATATTGAAATAGATAAACGCTTAATGGATGTTGATTTTATCGGGACAGTAGCATTAACTAAAGCGGTAGTACCCTATATGATTCAAAATAAAGGAGGACAGGTTGCTGTAGTTTCAAGTCTTATGGGAATTTTCGGAGCTCCGATGCGCAGTGGCTATGCAGCTGCAAAACATGCTCTTCATGGATTCTTTGATGCTTTGCGTGCAGAATTATATGCGCAAAACATTTCGATAACAATAATCTGCCCGGGATTTATACAAACCAATATTTCCATTCATGCAGTAACTGGTGACGGCTCTTTACAGGGAACAATGGACGATGCCACTAATAATGGAATGCCCGTTGATATTTTTGCAAAAAAAATGCTGAATGCCATTGAAAAAAAGAAGAATCAAAAAGCCATTGGCGGCAAAGAAGTATTGGGCGTTTACCTGAAACGCTTCTTCCCTGCCCTGCTGGCAAAGATCATCCGAAAAGCAAAAGTAGTGTGA